A single genomic interval of Calonectris borealis unplaced genomic scaffold, bCalBor7.hap1.2 HAP1_SCAFFOLD_44, whole genome shotgun sequence harbors:
- the LOC142076335 gene encoding uncharacterized protein LOC142076335 → MFWDSPSAWEPPSYRDSVSHDHATGRQPWATGLLTAIASDIRPATKRPHGSLKGGKEGEDMAATHPPEMAARETLPEDNPEHPQLQPGCNSEGTHVLSSLDSSNMTKMFGEYLQPSQRTDILLVAIEALTVDDICDRQMGSNILDMATRDPASWLTEVPKIMRYIHNTVEYIHTEPARHSLDSLLLLLTERCPSEAVRSLLQISPTCDSAALAMWEVMISTPWALLSVLMELLSVLEDQELRKVFRCATEDACICLLALLVCTYKGVETEKFAALYKDRRYLRHPTLVMLSLVLSGLITLSKMPETARKIPVLLPDITEALQDANADVKMKALVLFRNTMGHMKGEEAGLLALQLAEELLPLFDDESSQVRELSISLFKDLMKTVVRSIKKKMKKRVQRVLLPLFLRMNDQAESVAKASRDTLLACAEFLGWRKLSYLAKTYQTHLIGECLLRHDRSRVGEYVCQSLPYLKDSQATLRDAAVRFIGLAARKLRKRSLEKLWDICNALLPLQKDPEPSVSSLATQTVFLLTPEMPPSRWRLRSLCCWPC, encoded by the exons atgTTCTGGGACTCCCCGTCTGCATGGGAGCCACCGTCTTACAGAGACTCAGTATCCCATGACCATGCCActggacggcagccatgggccacTGGGCTTCTCACCGCCATCGCCTCTGACATCCGACCGGCG ACCAAGCGACCCCACGGCAGCCTGAAGGGtggcaaggagggggaggacatggCCGCCACCCACCCCcctgagatg GCTGCAC GCGAGACTCTGCCAGAGGATAATCCCGAGCATCCACAGCTCCAACCGGGATGCAATTCTGAGGGCACCCACGTGCTTTCTTCACTCGACAGCAGCAACATGACCAAG ATGTTTGGAGAatacctccagccttctcagagGACAGACATTCTCCTCGTGGCCATTGAGGCCTTGACAGTAGACGACATCTGTGACAGGCAGATGGGCAGCAACATCCTGGATATGGCCACGAGAGACCCTGCCTCCTGGCTGACAGAG gtgccaaAGATCATGAGGTACATCCACAACACTGTGGAGTACATCCACACGGAGCCAGCCCGGCACAGCCTGGActcactcctcctcctgctgacCGAGAGGTGCCCCAGCGAAGCGGTCAGGAGCCTGCTGCAGATCTCTCCGACGTGTGACAG cgctgccctggcCATGTGGGAGGTGATGATCTCCACGCCTTGGGCTTTGTTGAGCGTCTTGATGGAGCTGCTCAGCGTGCTCGAGGACCAGGAGCTGCGCAAGGTGTTCCGCTGTGCCACGGAGGACGCCTGCATCTGTCTTTTGGCT ctgctggTCTGCACCTACAAAGGAGTTGAAACAGAGAAGTTTGCTGCCCTCTACAAAGACCGGAGGTACCTGAGGCATCCAACCCTGGTGATGCTCTCGCTGGTGCTCAGCGGCCTCATCACGCTTTCAAAGATGCCTGAGACG gcaagaaaaataccGGTCCTGCTGCCAGACATCACGGAGGCCCTGCAGGATGCCAACGCTGATGTCAAGATGAAGGCCCTGGTACTCTTCAGGAACACGATGGGTCACATGAAGGGAGAGGAGGCCGGCCTCCTCGCTCtgcagctggcggaggagctcctgcccctctttgatGAC gagTCCAGCCAGGTGCGGGAGCTCTCCATCAGCCTCTTCAAAGATCTGATGAAAACTGTGGTGAGGAGCatcaagaaaaagatgaagaagagagtGCAGAGGGTCCTGCTCCCGCTGTTCCTCCGTATGAACGACCAGGCCGAGAGCGTGGCCAAG gctTCTAGGGACACCCTCCTCGCCTGTGCAGAGTTCCTGGGGTGGAGGAAGCTCAGCTACCTGGCCAAGACGTATCAGACACACCTCATTGGAGAGTGCTTG CTACGGCACGacaggagcagggtgggagaaTATGTGTGTCAGAGCCTGCCGTACCTGAAGGACAGTCAGGCCACCTTGCGAGACGCGGCCGTCAGGTTCATCG ggcttgccgcaCGGAAGCTGAGGAAGCGAAGTCTGGAGAAGCTGTGGGATATCTGCAATG ccctgctgcccttgcAGAAGGACCCTGAACCCTCAGTCAGCTCCCTGGCTACTCAGACCGTCTTCCTCCTGACACCAGAAATGCCACCATCAAGATGGAGGCTGCGGTCgctgtgctgctggccctgctga